The segment GTTGGACTTTATTGTCACTCCTTCCCTGCGCCTTGCGCGGCGTGTCTCGTGAGCAATGTGTGAAACAGAGCCCATTGCATCGCCTGTCCAGTCCCTTAATATCCTGTTCGCAAGTGTTGTCTTGCCGGCATTAGGAGGACCGTAGATTCCTATCCTGGCATTCTTTTTGTTGAACAGCTTTTTGAAGAAGTCTGAAAAATTTTTCCTAAAAGATCGTATTACGCCCATTAAATCCCTCTGAATAAGAATGTGACTCAAATCAAATATATGATGTTTTGATATTACTTATACCTTATAAACAATCGCCTGGATTACAGTCGGTTAGGTTATTTTTGCCTATTCTCTATATTATTATTTGTTCTGGGCCATTGCCATTGAAAGGTTGATCGCAAATTCTGCAATATTCGCTCCGTATTCTCCTATCCTGTCGATACTGTCTGCCACGGTGCCCAGGGCCACAATGGCTTCCGGGGAGTTGAGGTCAAGAAGTGATGCGTTCAGCTCATTGATCCTTGTTTTCGTACCATCTACCTTTTCGATCACCTGATTGGCAAGATCGGTGTTCTGGTTGTACAATGCATCGATGGCATCTTCTACCATGGCACTTGAGGTTGTACAGGAACTTTCGATAAGTTCCATGGTATCTTCCGGAATTGGTGTGTCAAGGGTGGCTGCGGTCTTTGCTATCTTGAGCGCGTGGTCTGCGATACGTTCCAGTGAACTTGCAGAAAGCCGCAGGTCATGGTACTCGTCTATTGTGGTCTCGGATGTGTCCGGAAGGCGGCTTCCCCGCAGTACAGTCCTGAACTGTTTTGAAATGAGCAGGTAAAGCCTGTCCACTTCATCATCACGTTCGATGACGTCAAGTGCAAGGTCAAGGTCATGGTCTTTCAGTGCCTGCATTGCATCATTTAACATTGAGTTTGCGATAAGGAACATCCTTCTGACACTTTTCTTGATCGAAACTTCACTGGGGTTCAACAGGTCCTGAATCAGCACGGAGTTTGCGGTCTCTTCGATTATTTCCGGACCGATGAGCTTGTGGCAGAGACTCCTTATTATCTTCTTCTGGTCAACCTGTATTCGGCTGGCACGCAGCTCGATCATATCGGATCCTGATATGTAGGCTGCGATCAGGAGTCTTACAAGGTCATCTCCAACACACCCGTTCACATCAATTATGTTCTTCTTTTTTTGGGTCCGTGAAGTCCCTTCGGCTGCAATGTTGAGGGTCCCGTCCTGCTGTGGTTGGAGCGTTACCTGTGAACCGGTTGTGATTCCGGCACGTTCCGCCCACCTTTTTGGCAGGGATACGATGTACGTGGAACCGCCGGTCTGCTGTATTTTTCTAGTTTCGATAAAAACCACCTGTCTCAAAGCCAGATATATATCTGTATATAGTAACTGACAAGTGTATATATAATTAAGGTTTAAAAATAGTTAATTTTGGTGAGGTAGTTTTCAAAAGGATATTATCCGGACAATATGCTTAATATCCGTACTTTCCAATGAGGGGTACAAAAATAACTCCTCCCCATGCCTCGTAGCTGACATTGCCTTTGCTGTCCTTTCTCACAACTACAAGTTGTTGTTCACCATTGCCCACAGGAATTGCCATAATTCCTTCTGTTGAGAGCTGGTCGATAAGTGGGCGTGGCACCTCCGGGGCTGCAGAGGTCACACTAATGCGTTCGTAAGGCTCATGTTCCTCCAGTCCGCAGGAACCGTCATCCTGAACGACAGTGACATTCCTGTATCCTGCCTTTTTGAGATTCTTTTCTGCAAAATGAGCCAGTTCGGGTATGCGCTCAACAGTATATATGTGGCCTTTCTCCCCCACAAGCTCTGCCATGACCGCGGCATTATACCCGGATCCGCTTCCAACCTCGAGTATCTTCATCCCTTCAGAGATTTCCAGCAGGTCACACATGATCGCAACCATGTGTGGTGCGGATATGGTCTGGTTATGTCCGATGGGAAGTGGCATGTCCATGTATGCCGTTTCCTGATAATCATCAGGCACAAAAAGATGTCTTGGGACACGCATCATCGCATCAAGGACTTTGTCGCATATCCCGTTGTACTTAAGTGAGTTTATCAGTATCTTCCGTTTCTCTTCGCACTCCATGAAGTCTTAGCCTCTCCCCATCCTTTTTTACGCACTTCGGTAGCGAATATGCGTTTGATATATTTGGCTGGGACCCTGTCTCCTTTACGGGACTGGAATCCTCCTCCCCTTATCTTGATCTTTGTGATCTGGAAATCCTTCCTTTCAGCATTGTATTTCTCGCCTACAATGAACTCGAATTCCCCGGAAACCCTTTTTTCAACAGATGTGGATCCATTACGGATCTTTATTGATATCTTTGCGGTTACTTCGTCGGTGGCACGCCCCCAGATCACATCAACGTTCTCTATCTCTTCCCTTTCAACACGCCGACCGCCTGCTTCCAGTGAGGTTACAATGATCGGGTATACTTCATCTGCTTCCTCATCATCCACGATGAGCTCATCGTCGACATATATCATCTCGCCGGCGTCAATGTTTGTATGAAGTGTGAATGAAACGTCATCCTTGCTGACGATAACCTTGGTCTTAACGGGCTTTTTTTCTTCAATGGTTGTGGGGTGTACTGCTCCACATTCGTGGCACTGGACAACAGGATTCTGGCCTGGTCTTAGAATATCATGTCCCACTGGTTCCTTTGGTGAACACATTGGGCAAACTACTATTATTTCCTCTGTCATGGTCTCTGAGGATATGATTGTTGGAGGTGTGTATAAACTTAACCATGAGGAAAGATCATTTCATTGAAGCTGCGTGTGCAGCAATGAACTCGCGGATGAACTTTGCACCAAGGATAGCAGTCTGGCCGCCATCGTATTCCGGTGTAATCTCCATCACATCAAAACCTGCTGACATTGGGGCAAGCCCCCTGATAATATCCCGCACCTCTAAAGAGCTGAGGCCGAATGGTTCCGGTGTCCCCAGTGCAGGTGCATATGCCGGATCAAGAGCATCCATGTCAAGTGAGAGGTAAATGCTGTCACAGTCAAGGTATTCCTTAATTTCCTCGACAAGTGTATCAGCCCCCTTACTGGTGACCTCTTCCGGTGTGTAATAACAGATGTCGTTGTCCTTTGCGAAATCCCACTCCTCCTTCGGACCGCTTCGTACTCCGATGGTCACATAGTTATCGGTGACCTCTTCAAGTATGTGTCTTGAAACGCAGGCATGGTTATACTTCACACCTTCAAACTCGTCACGAAGGTCAAAATGGGCATCCAGTACCACTACTCCAAACTTACCTTCCGCCCTTTTTGCACAGGCTTTGACACATGGAAGGGTCAGTGAGTGCTCCCCTCCCATCATAATGGGGATCTTTCCGTCCTCAGTGATCCCGGCTACATCCAAGGATAGTTCACTGAGCACATCGTCAACAAGGACACCTGCTTCGAAGTTCCCTGCATCGTGTATGGGAAGTTCGGCAAGGTCAATATCAAAAAAAGAGTTATAACTTTCAAAGTTTGCAGAGGCACTCCGCATAGCATCCGGAGCCCATCTGCTCCCGGCACGGAATGAGGATGTACGGTCAAAGGGTACTCCAAATAGGACGTATCCGGCAGATTCGTAATCTGCCAGTGCATCCACCATGCCAGGGCGGTAGAACATAATATCGTGTGAGCTTATCTGAGGTCGATCTTCATCTTGCCCATTGCTGTGATGTATGTGATGTCTGCACCCTCAACGACCCTGTCCTTGAACTGTTCAGGGATGGTAAGTTCAAGTGTGGAGTAATCTTCCATGTCCATGAGCTGTGCGATCTCGCCTGAGACGGATAATACCTGTGCGGATTTGCGCTCTACAATAGGTACGTATGTCTTAGCAGAAACTGAGCTGATGATGGAACGCTTCTGGCCATCGAAGATACCGATTGCTTCGATCCTTGCTTTTGCGGAACCGTGCTTACCTGGCTTTGATTTTGCAATGCTCTTGATTACACATGGCTCATCATCTACAACTACGTACTTACCTTCTTTAAGTTCTTTAACCTCTACTTGCTGTTTCATTTATGATCCTCCCTGTCACTCGTAAAAAAGCGTCAAGTTTTTTATTAACGGATAAATCTGTGGTTATAATTCTGCGTTCTATATATGAACTTAACGAACAAAGTCGTCCAAAACGCATGGATGTTCCAAAAGTATTTAAAATAATGTCCTTAGAAAGGTCTTTCGTTCATCTTTTACCCAAAGGCTCCAGCCCTTAAGTTCCGTCTTTTAATCCTCTGTTATCGAGGTCTCTGCATATCGAGTTTGTCCTTCAGGACGGATCTTTCATTTCTTCAGCAGTTTGTCCTCAAGTTTCTGCCTTCTCTTGTGGTAGCGTAACCATCCTACTCCAAGGTATCCTGATATCCCAATGGCGATCAATACAGCTATGATGATAAGCGGATATGTTGTTTCTACAAGAAGGGGGTTGATGTTCTCCCGCTGTTCATATGTGGGGTACATTATATCCCGTGGATCATTGCTATGCCCAAGTCCCAGAGCATGTCCAAGTTCATGGGTGACAAGCTGTTCCATATTGGCATCACCATATTGCTGCCAGGAAAAGCCTCTGTAATCCCCGACTTCAAGTACGATATCTGCATGAACATATCGTCCGTTTGCTATCATGGGTCTGCAAAAACCGGCAACACCTTCCTCCGCACCGGTAACTTCTTCCATGTTCTCCACCCACATTATGTAGATGTCCGCATCCGAGGTGTTAACAAGTTCAAAAACAGGAGTGTAGCTCAGTTTTCCGTTCCCACCATTCTCCCAGTACTCCATAGCACT is part of the Methanococcoides methylutens MM1 genome and harbors:
- a CDS encoding phosphate uptake regulator PhoU, which gives rise to MVFIETRKIQQTGGSTYIVSLPKRWAERAGITTGSQVTLQPQQDGTLNIAAEGTSRTQKKKNIIDVNGCVGDDLVRLLIAAYISGSDMIELRASRIQVDQKKIIRSLCHKLIGPEIIEETANSVLIQDLLNPSEVSIKKSVRRMFLIANSMLNDAMQALKDHDLDLALDVIERDDEVDRLYLLISKQFRTVLRGSRLPDTSETTIDEYHDLRLSASSLERIADHALKIAKTAATLDTPIPEDTMELIESSCTTSSAMVEDAIDALYNQNTDLANQVIEKVDGTKTRINELNASLLDLNSPEAIVALGTVADSIDRIGEYGANIAEFAINLSMAMAQNK
- a CDS encoding protein-L-isoaspartate O-methyltransferase, with the translated sequence MECEEKRKILINSLKYNGICDKVLDAMMRVPRHLFVPDDYQETAYMDMPLPIGHNQTISAPHMVAIMCDLLEISEGMKILEVGSGSGYNAAVMAELVGEKGHIYTVERIPELAHFAEKNLKKAGYRNVTVVQDDGSCGLEEHEPYERISVTSAAPEVPRPLIDQLSTEGIMAIPVGNGEQQLVVVRKDSKGNVSYEAWGGVIFVPLIGKYGY
- a CDS encoding HVO_0476 family zinc finger protein; amino-acid sequence: MTEEIIVVCPMCSPKEPVGHDILRPGQNPVVQCHECGAVHPTTIEEKKPVKTKVIVSKDDVSFTLHTNIDAGEMIYVDDELIVDDEEADEVYPIIVTSLEAGGRRVEREEIENVDVIWGRATDEVTAKISIKIRNGSTSVEKRVSGEFEFIVGEKYNAERKDFQITKIKIRGGGFQSRKGDRVPAKYIKRIFATEVRKKGWGEAKTSWSAKRNGRY
- the speB gene encoding agmatinase, translating into MFYRPGMVDALADYESAGYVLFGVPFDRTSSFRAGSRWAPDAMRSASANFESYNSFFDIDLAELPIHDAGNFEAGVLVDDVLSELSLDVAGITEDGKIPIMMGGEHSLTLPCVKACAKRAEGKFGVVVLDAHFDLRDEFEGVKYNHACVSRHILEEVTDNYVTIGVRSGPKEEWDFAKDNDICYYTPEEVTSKGADTLVEEIKEYLDCDSIYLSLDMDALDPAYAPALGTPEPFGLSSLEVRDIIRGLAPMSAGFDVMEITPEYDGGQTAILGAKFIREFIAAHAASMK
- a CDS encoding translation initiation factor IF-5A, with product MKQQVEVKELKEGKYVVVDDEPCVIKSIAKSKPGKHGSAKARIEAIGIFDGQKRSIISSVSAKTYVPIVERKSAQVLSVSGEIAQLMDMEDYSTLELTIPEQFKDRVVEGADITYITAMGKMKIDLR
- a CDS encoding matrixin family metalloprotease, with the translated sequence MNTRTAVITALLIITIVTPGSALLGEKEYPKFLEEPWDHSPITVYIDEQNIPPHYSPTYPATVVSAMEYWENGGNGKLSYTPVFELVNTSDADIYIMWVENMEEVTGAEEGVAGFCRPMIANGRYVHADIVLEVGDYRGFSWQQYGDANMEQLVTHELGHALGLGHSNDPRDIMYPTYEQRENINPLLVETTYPLIIIAVLIAIGISGYLGVGWLRYHKRRQKLEDKLLKK